A part of Thermococcus sp. SY098 genomic DNA contains:
- a CDS encoding TRASH domain-containing protein, whose protein sequence is MTKLDEIDLKLIYLLMDNSRLSISELAERLGVSRPTVKSRLDRLEKEGVIQRYTIKLNPELQRASNVVALIIKTDEPEKLQEFEEIIEINRFTSKKYLIKVAVEDMEGLRNVIEGAGFEVLEIMPILESIEKEYPPKVKVSFKCDYCGKEITGEPIVYKYRNKVYFFCCETCFREFKKARENLEKVKLSKEQKVKNTQSHQDHAHG, encoded by the coding sequence ATGACGAAGCTCGATGAAATTGATCTAAAGCTTATCTACCTCCTAATGGACAACTCCAGGTTAAGCATTTCAGAGCTTGCTGAACGCCTGGGAGTCAGCAGGCCGACGGTAAAGTCGAGACTGGACAGATTGGAAAAGGAAGGAGTAATCCAACGCTACACAATAAAACTCAATCCCGAACTTCAAAGGGCCAGCAATGTTGTTGCCCTGATAATCAAAACAGACGAACCAGAAAAGCTTCAAGAATTCGAAGAAATTATTGAGATTAACCGATTTACAAGTAAAAAATATCTTATAAAAGTGGCTGTCGAGGATATGGAAGGACTAAGGAATGTCATAGAAGGGGCAGGTTTTGAAGTGCTTGAGATAATGCCCATCCTTGAAAGCATTGAAAAAGAGTACCCACCAAAAGTTAAAGTATCCTTCAAATGTGACTACTGTGGTAAGGAGATAACCGGGGAACCAATAGTCTATAAGTACCGCAACAAAGTTTACTTCTTCTGCTGTGAAACCTGCTTCAGAGAGTTTAAAAAAGCAAGGGAAAATTTAGAGAAGGTTAAACTATCCAAGGAACAAAAGGTAAAGAATACCCAAAGTCACCAAGATCACGCCCATGGTTAG